Proteins encoded together in one Impatiens glandulifera chromosome 1, dImpGla2.1, whole genome shotgun sequence window:
- the LOC124918463 gene encoding F-box protein At5g50450 — MRKRKNIEGDEEQQEMEKMNGGFKRFRFSNENQKSNSFDQLPDDLVISILSKLSSTSSSPSDIISVLITCKRLNTLGLHPVVLSVANRKSFAVTVKNWSNSTHRFFKQCCDAGNLEALYTLGMIRFYCFKNRRSGASLMAKAAIENHAPALYSLAVIQFNGSGGTKNDKDLRAGVALCARAAILGYIDALRELGHCIQDGYGARKDVVSGRRLLIQANAREIASVIRAAVPSVSTGQFISKETHGFLKKISGGSGSVCPILSDFGCDIPVREVHPANRFLIEWFESKEYGLDYPIRVCSHVGCGRSETRRNEFRRCSACNNVNYCSRGCQAQDWKIRHKVECMPIEPWLFQNDEDDDQNGPEMEIPAPAPAPEPLAD; from the exons atgagaaagagaaagaatatTGAAGGCGACGAAGAACAACAAGAAATGGAAAAGATGAATGGAGGATTCAAACGATTTAGGTTTTCAAATGAGAATCAGAAATCGAATTCATTCGATCAATTGCCTGATGATCTCGTCATCTCCATTCTCTCCAAACTTAGCTCTACCTCTTCCTCTCCTTCCGATATCATCAGCGTTCTTATCAC ATGCAAACGACTGAATACGCTTGGATTACATCCTGTAGTCCTCTCCGTCGCCAATCGTAAGTCATTCGCCGTTACAGTAAAAAACTGGTCAAATTCCACTCACCGATTCTTCAAACAGTGCTGTGATGCCGGAAATTTGGAAGCCTTGTACACTCTCGGAATG ATCCGATTTTACTGCTTCAAAAACCGAAGAAGTGGAGCGTCATTAATGGCGAAAGCAGCGATTGAGAATCACGCTCCAGCGCTTTATTCACTAGCAGTGATTCAATTCAACGGTAGCGGCGGAACTAAGAACGACAAGGATTTACGTGCCGGCGTAGCGTTATGTGCACGCGCCGCTATTCTCGGTTACATCGACGCTTTACGTGAGCTAGGTCATTGCATTCAAGACGGTTACGGAGCTCGAAAAGACGTGGTATCAGGTAGACGGTTACTTATTCAAGCGAACGCGCGTGAGATTGCGTCGGTTATACGCGCCGCCGTGCCTAGTGTGAGTACAGGTCAGTTTATAAGTAAAGAAACGCATGGATTTCTTAAGAAGATATCAGGAGGATCTGGTTCGGTTTGTCCGATTCTTAGTGATTTTGGTTGTGATATTCCGGTTAGGGAAGTTCATCCGGCTAATCGGTTCTTGATTGAATGGTTTGAATCGAAGGAATATGGATTAGATTATCCGATTAGGGTTTGTTCACATGTTGGTTGTGGTCGGTCGGAGACTCGCCGGAATGAATTCCGGCGATGTTCTGCTTGTAATAATGTGAATTATTGTTCTCGTGGTTGTCAAGCTCAGGATTGGAAGATTAGGCATAAGGTTGAATGTATGCCGATTGAACCCTGGCTTTTTCAGaacgatgaagatgatgatcaaaACGGGCCGGAGATGGAGATtccggcgccggcgccggcgccggaGCCACTTGCTGATTAG
- the LOC124918473 gene encoding deoxycytidylate deaminase-like: protein MSSRDLALISASAIAGAIASAFAVSFFVLPKRVRSSTNRKQKRCCPFDPAKRQGYLSWDDYFMGIALLSAERSKDPNRQVGACLVSQNNVILGIGYNGFPRGCSDDKLPWSKKSKTNNPLETKYPYVCHAEVNAILNTNHASAAGQKLYVTMFPCNECAKIIIQSGISEVIYFVEKMLDNCDNTYIASHKLLSLAGLKVRKHQPQMDKILIGFDDES, encoded by the exons ATGAGTTCGAGAGATTTGGCTCTTATTTCGGCTTCTGCTATCGCCGGCGCCATAGCGTCTGCTTTTGCCGTCAGTTTCTTCGTACTCCCTAAGAGAGTTCGATCGTCCACCAACAGAAAACAAAAGCGATGCTGTCCTTTTGATCCCGCCAAGCGCCAAGG TTACTTGTCGTGGGATGATTACTTCATGGGAATTGCACTTTTATCTGCTGAGCGGTCTAAGGATCCTAACAGGCAG GTTGGTGCTTGCTTAGTGAGCCAAAATAATGTAATACTTG gaATTGGGTACAATGGTTTCCCACGTGGTTGTTCAGATGATAAGCTACCCTGGTCAAAG AAGTCCAAGACCAATAACCCTTTGGAGACCAAATACCC TTATGTTTGTCATGCTGAAGTCAATGCAATTCTAAACACAAATCACGCATCTGCTGCAGGACAG AAGCTCTATGTTACAATGTTTCCTTGTAATGAGTGTGCTAAGATAATCATTCAG TCTGGTATTTCTGAAGTGATTTACTTTGTGGAGAAAATGTTAGACAATTGTGACAACACCTACATTGCTTCTCACAAATTGTTATCCTTAGCTGGTCTTAAG GTAAGGAAGCATCAACCGCAAATGGATAAAATCTTAATCGGTTTTGACGACGAGTCTTGA